A single region of the Amphiprion ocellaris isolate individual 3 ecotype Okinawa chromosome 4, ASM2253959v1, whole genome shotgun sequence genome encodes:
- the LOC129348764 gene encoding fibroblast growth factor-binding protein 2-like isoform X1, whose translation MSLLYTDISPHPSPSVTPTPNAAMRAKMRLLLLVFAAAVCVSYAQTSNNSNDNRQQQQQQRSIWDEAIKFTTKTKDSCTMVVSGAGDYTRLRVSCKGQTPGRSYYCDFQGKPNLCRAYNLNPRHYFIQMMWNLRKLSHACQGPRIYLPQMCKKYPDEAQMTFLASWPKTTTPKPCFSLKN comes from the exons ATGAGCCTCTTAT ACACAGACATCAGCCCCCACCCAAGCCCGTCCGTCACTCCCACACCTAACGCCGCCATGAGAGCCAAGATGAGATTGTTGCTGCTGGTCTttgcagcagctgtttgtgtgtcctaCGCTCAAaccagcaacaacagcaacgacaacaggcagcagcagcagcagcagcgcagCATCTGGGATGAGGCCATCAAATTCACCACCAAGACCAAAGACTCATGCACCATGGTGGTGTCTGGAGCCGGGGACTATACTCGCCTGCGTGTCTCCTGCAAAGGTCAGACCCCAGGACGCTCCTACTACTGCGACTTTCAGGGCAAACCCAACCTGTGCCGCGCCTACAACCTCAACCCTCGCCACTACTTCATCCAGATGATGTGGAATCTGAGGAAGCTGAGCCACGCCTGCCAGGGACCCAGAATCTACCTCCCTCAGATGTGCAAGAAGTACCCTGACGAGGCCCAGATGACCTTCCTGGCCTCCTGGCCCAAGACCACCACCCCCAAGccctgcttttctttaaaaaattag
- the LOC129348764 gene encoding fibroblast growth factor-binding protein 2-like isoform X2, which translates to MRAKMRLLLLVFAAAVCVSYAQTSNNSNDNRQQQQQQRSIWDEAIKFTTKTKDSCTMVVSGAGDYTRLRVSCKGQTPGRSYYCDFQGKPNLCRAYNLNPRHYFIQMMWNLRKLSHACQGPRIYLPQMCKKYPDEAQMTFLASWPKTTTPKPCFSLKN; encoded by the coding sequence ATGAGAGCCAAGATGAGATTGTTGCTGCTGGTCTttgcagcagctgtttgtgtgtcctaCGCTCAAaccagcaacaacagcaacgacaacaggcagcagcagcagcagcagcgcagCATCTGGGATGAGGCCATCAAATTCACCACCAAGACCAAAGACTCATGCACCATGGTGGTGTCTGGAGCCGGGGACTATACTCGCCTGCGTGTCTCCTGCAAAGGTCAGACCCCAGGACGCTCCTACTACTGCGACTTTCAGGGCAAACCCAACCTGTGCCGCGCCTACAACCTCAACCCTCGCCACTACTTCATCCAGATGATGTGGAATCTGAGGAAGCTGAGCCACGCCTGCCAGGGACCCAGAATCTACCTCCCTCAGATGTGCAAGAAGTACCCTGACGAGGCCCAGATGACCTTCCTGGCCTCCTGGCCCAAGACCACCACCCCCAAGccctgcttttctttaaaaaattag